The proteins below come from a single Streptomyces tubercidicus genomic window:
- the miaA gene encoding tRNA (adenosine(37)-N6)-dimethylallyltransferase MiaA encodes MNTAAPAPRVIAVVGPTAAGKSDLGVALAQHLGGEVINADSMQLYRGMDIGTAKLTPEEQQGVPHRLLDIWDVTCAASVAEYQRLARAEIDRLLAEGRTPVLVGGSGLYVRGAIDALDFPGTDPEVRARLEAELAASGSGALHARLAAADPEAGRAILASNGRRIVRALEVIEITGRPFTANLPGHEAVYDTLQIGVDVARPELDERIARRVDRMWEAGLVDEVRRLEGEGLREGRTASRALGYQQVLAQLAGECTEQEARDETVRATKRFARRQDSWFRRDPRVHWLSGAAEHRGELPGQAMALLERPVTA; translated from the coding sequence GTGAACACCGCCGCTCCCGCTCCGCGGGTCATCGCCGTCGTCGGTCCCACCGCGGCCGGAAAGTCCGATCTGGGCGTCGCGCTCGCACAGCACCTGGGGGGCGAGGTGATCAACGCCGACTCCATGCAGCTCTACCGGGGCATGGACATCGGCACCGCCAAGCTCACGCCCGAGGAGCAGCAGGGCGTCCCGCACCGCCTCCTGGACATCTGGGACGTGACCTGTGCCGCCAGCGTCGCCGAGTACCAGCGGCTGGCCCGCGCCGAGATCGACCGGCTGCTCGCCGAGGGCCGCACCCCGGTCCTGGTCGGCGGCTCCGGCCTCTATGTACGCGGCGCCATCGACGCACTCGACTTCCCCGGCACCGATCCGGAGGTGCGCGCCCGCCTGGAGGCCGAACTGGCCGCCTCGGGCAGCGGTGCGCTGCACGCCCGGCTGGCCGCCGCCGACCCCGAGGCCGGCCGCGCGATCCTCGCGAGCAACGGCCGCCGCATCGTGCGCGCCCTGGAGGTCATCGAAATCACCGGCCGCCCCTTCACCGCCAACCTCCCCGGCCACGAAGCGGTCTACGACACCCTGCAGATCGGCGTCGACGTCGCCCGCCCCGAGCTCGACGAGCGGATCGCACGGCGGGTCGACCGCATGTGGGAGGCCGGCCTGGTCGACGAGGTGCGCCGACTGGAGGGCGAGGGACTGCGGGAGGGCCGTACGGCGTCCCGGGCGCTCGGCTACCAGCAGGTGCTCGCCCAGCTCGCGGGGGAGTGCACCGAGCAGGAGGCGCGCGACGAGACGGTACGCGCCACCAAGCGCTTCGCGCGCCGCCAGGACTCGTGGTTCCGGCGGGACCCACGGGTCCACTGGCTGAGCGGCGCCGCCGAGCACCGGGGGGAACTTCCCGGGCAGGCAATGGCGTTGCTCGAACGACCGGTCACAGCCTGA